The Thermovibrio guaymasensis genomic interval AATGAAGGACGTTAAGTACCTCCTTGGTTCAGATCCAACGGGAGAAGTTTCAAGGACTTACGGCGTATACATTGAGGAGGCTGGAATAGCAAGGAGGGGAAGGTTTATTATCAATCCAGACGGAGTTATAGTGGCTGAAGAAGTGCTTAATCCTCCGGTTGGAAGGAACGTAAATGAGCTATTAAGGCAGCTTGATGCCTGGAAGTACGTTTACGAGCATCCAGAGGAGGCTTGTCCTGCAAACTGGAGACCCGGTAAGAAGACCCTCAAGCCCGGTCCAGACATTGCCGGTAAGGTTGGAAGTGTTATCACTATTGACGAAATCCTATCTTAAAGGGACTTCACTTAAGGACCTAAGGGGGCTTTTGCTCCCTTTTTCTTTTGCTATTTCTATAGAAATTAGCTATAGCAGTTATAGTTATTTATAGTTGACTAACTGCCATTCCTTCCTAATTTTAATGTAGAAACAAATGAAAAAAATTTTCAGGAGGAAGGAGATGGCATTAGTAGGCCAGAAAGCACCAGACTTTACCCTCAACGCTTACGACCCGGTTAAGAAGGAGTACACTACAGTAAAGCTCTCAGACTATCAAGGAAAGTTTTTAGTCCTCTGCTTCTATCCGGCAGACTTCACTTTCGTCTGTCCAACGGAGATTGCAGCAGTTAACGCAAAACTGGAAGAGATTAGGAATTTAGGAGCAGACGTCCTTGCAGTTTCAACTGATACTCAATTTAGCCATCAGCTCTTCTGTGAAGTAGAACCTCTACTGAAGGACTTAAAGTTTCCACTTGCTGCAGACCCAACAGGAAAGACTGCAAGGGATTACGGCGTATACATTGAAGAGGCTGGAATAGCGAGGAGGGGAAGGTTTATTATCAATCCAGACGGAGTTATAGTGGCTGAAGAAGTACTTAATCCTCCGGTTGGAAGGAACGTAAATGAGCTATTAAGACAGCTTGATGCCTGGAAGTACGTTTACGAGCATCCAGAGGAGGCTTGCCCTGCAAACTGGAGACCCGGTAAGAAGACCCTCAAGCCCGGCCCAGACATTGCCGGTAAGGTTGGAACAGTTATTACTATTGATGAAATCCTATCCTAACTTTTAAGGGGCTTTTGCCCCTTTTCCAATGATTAAGTAGAAAAACTCTGCTCTCTTTCCCATTTCCCTATTTATACACCTTATTCCTGCTCTACTTCTTAACTTCTTTAACTTCAACTTGAAAGGGCTCCTTATCCAACTTTTTTCCCTGATTCCCCTTACCCAGCCATTTCCTGTTAAGTAAATCCAACAGGATTTATACTCTTCAGGTTTTTCAACCTTAAATGCTATTTCCACTAAATCGGTTTTGATTAGACCGATGTCTGGTTTGTGTTCCTCAACTACTAAAGGTTCTATTTGCAAATTCCTTACGAAGTTTTTGAATCCTGATTGATTTCCAACTACTGCAAACCTTGGAACTAGGATACCTTTCCCGCTGTAACTTCCCCTGTCTTGAGTTAGGAGGAGTTTGTATCCTCTCTCTTTAAAGAAACTTACTGAAATTTTGTCGTACTCCCCGTATGGGAAAGCTAAAAATTTCGGTTTTCTACCGAAGATTTCCTTAAATCTCTTTTCAGAGAGTTCAGCTTCCCTTTTTAAAACTTTCAAGTAACTCTCTCTTGGAAGTTCTGCCCTCAGTTTTGCAAGGCTTGGATGGCTGTAAAGGTGGTTTTCAAAGTCTACAAGCCCGCTCTCTTCCATTTCCCTGATTTGTTTTAGAGTCAGAAAGTCAGGGTATCTATCTATGGTTTCCATATAGAGGAAAACTGTGAATGGAAATTTGAACTCTTTTAAGATTTTAAAAGCCTTATAAGTTGTTCTATACCCGTCATCAATTGTTATCACTACGCTCTTTTTTGGGATCTCCTTACCCGAAGAGATAGTTTTGTACAACTGCTCAAGGCTTATAACCTGGTACCCATTCTCTTTCAGGTAGGAGAGCTCTCTCCTAAAGTCATCAAGTGAAACTGACGTTGAGGGGTAGCGTTTGTCTCCAAACCTGTGGAAAACAAAGATGGTTGCGTAGTTATCTAATGCTGAGGCTGTTTGAAGCAAACAGAGGCTGGTCAGTAGAGTCAAAACCGTTCTTCTTAACCACCTTTTTAAGGAGCTCTGTGTACTCATCTTTCCTCTCAGAGTAACTGTGTAAACTATCTATAAGGGTGTAGATATCAGCTCCCTTACTTCTTAGCTCTCTAAACCTTTCGTAAGCCCAACCTACGTTTAGGTTGTAGATGTAGTCTTTTACAGATTCGTACAGGGAGTTGTAAACTTTCAGGCATGCAGAAGACCCTTTTGCTTTTAAACACTTACCTCCTCTGAATGCGTAGATTCCAAAGGCGTTGTTTGCCTCTGTGAAGAACCTTGAAGTCCCCCAACCACTCTCTACTGCTGCCTGGGCAAGGACAAGACCTTCAGGCACTGTATTTACCCTTTTAAGGAGTTCTCCTATATCCTGTGTTCTGTATTTCTCCATAAGTTTTTTAAGTCTTTTCTCTTCCTCAAAAGTTAACTCCTCTTTATCCTTAACTTTAAGCAAAAACTCTCTCTCCCTTAAAACTTCCTCGTTTGCCCTTCTAATTAGCGGTAACATTACCCTTACAAACTCTCTTTTCCTCTCCTCTATAGGAAGTTCCTTTAAAGAAATGTGGGACGGTAAGGGCCTCTTTACTTCTACCTCTTCCTTAACTTCTACTTTTGGCTCAATAGGAGGCACTAATTGGGCTTCTGTCTGACTACCTTCCTTCTTATCACTACTGTTAATTCCTACAAAAACTCCGGTTAAAACAACCACAGGTGCTAAAAGCGCTGCAGACTTAAACCTCAAGCCTAAACCTCTTATTTGGTTTTTCAGCGGTAAATTTATTTCCTTTTGTTATACTTGAGCGAAAAAGGAAAGGAGGTTTTGCATGTCTGCAATAAGGATTAAAGCTCCTATTACTGACGATTCTGTAGTTGAAAATTTAAAGGCGGGCGATTTAGTTTTAATCTCTGGAGTTATCTATACTGCAAGGGACGCAGCCCATAAGAGGATTGTAGAGGCACTTGATAGAGGGGAGAAGCCTCCAATAGAGTTGAAGGGGCAGATTATCTACTACGCCGGTCCTGCTCCTGCTAAGCCTGGAAGGCCTATAGGTTCAGTAGGACCGACTACTAGTTACAGGATGGATCCTTATGCTCCAAGACTCCTTTCTGAAGGTTTAAAGGGGATGATAGGCAAGGGAACGAGGAGTCAGGAAGTTATTGAAGCTATTAAGAAGTACAAAGGCGTTTACTTTGGGGCCGTTGGTGGAGCCGCAGCCTACCTTGCCCGCTGTGTGAAGAGTGCGGAGGTTGTTGCTTACGAGGACTTAGGACCTGAAGCAATTAGAAGGCTTGTTGTTGAGGACTTTCCAGCCTTTGTCGTTAACGATATCTACGGTAACGACCTTTACAGGATGGGAAGGTGTCAGTTTGAGGAGATTGAGGATTTGGAGCTCTCCAAGTGCAGGTAAGTTGTTAAAAATTTGTTAAAATTTGTATCGCTTTTCTTTTATATTAAAAGATCGTGGAGATGGTAAAGTGGAGAGTTACTTAATCCTCTTCGCCTTTTTCCTTATAGCTCTTACGGTAGCCATTGTCGTTCCAAACGTTAACTTTATTACTAACAGGTTTTTAAAGATAAACAGGGAAGAAAGGGACAAGTACGAACCTTACGAGTGTGGGATACCGAAAGTCTTTCCCTTTGACAGGCATTACTTTGCCTTCTTTTACGTAATTGCTCTTGTCTTCCTCCTTTTTGACCTTGAGACTGTTTTTCTCTTTCCCTGGGCAGTAGCTTTCAGGGAGCTAGGGGTATTTGGGGTTATTGAAGCGTTTCTCTTTGTTGGGATTCTTTTAGTCGGATTTCTCTACGCTTTAGTAAAGGGAGCTCTAAAGTGGGAATAGGAGAGGGAATTTTCTTAACTAAGCTTGAAGAACTTATCAACTGGGGAAGGAAAGGTTCTCTATGGCCCCTTGCCTTCGCGACTGCCTGTTGCGGAATTGAGATGATGGCAGCTGCTGCTTCCCGTTACGACTTTGACCGTTTCGGCGTTATCTTCAGGAACACACCGAGGCAGTGTGACCTCCTAATAATGTGTGGAACGATAAGCAGGAAGATGGCTCCGATCATAAAGAGGCTCTGGGATCAGATGCCGGACCCTAAGTGGGCTATTGCGGTAGGTAGTTGTGCTATAAGCGGTAACATCTTCCAGACCTACTCTACACTAAGGGGGCTTGACTGTATAGTTCCGGTAGACGTCTACGTTCCAGGGTGTGCTCCAAAACCTGAAGCTTTCTACGAGGCTTTAATTCTCTTAAAGAAGAAGATTAAGAGGGATAAGCCAATAATAGTTGGCGGTGGAGAAGGATGCTCTACTTAAGTGATAGTCTGGTTGAAGTTCTAAAGGAAGAATTTAAAGGAAAGGTAAGGGAACTTCCGAACTTAAGGGGTGAGACCTCCCTTGAGGTTGAAAAGGAAGTTCTCTTAACCTTTATGGGCTTTTTAAAGCACGATGACAGGTTTAAGATGGATATGCTTGTTGACCTGACTGTAGTTGATTACCCCGATAGAAATCCCCGTTTTGAGGTTGTTTACCACCTCCGTTCCCTTTCCCTTAGGCACAACTTAAGGGTTAAGTGCTGGGCAGAGGGTGAAGAAGTTCCTTCCGTTGTAGAGCTCTGGAAGGCTGCTGATTGGCTTGAGAGGGAAGCTTACGAGATGTTTGGAGTAAAGTTTACAGGAAGGGAGCTGAGAAAACTCCTCTTACCTCAAAAGTACCCTTACTTTCCCCTTCGTAAAGACTTTCCACTTGAGGGCAAGGAAGCCCCCTGTGACGTTTGGGATTGGGAGTAGATAATGGAGAGAGAGAAGGCCGATTTAATACTAAATATGGGGCCTCAACACCCTTCAACCCACGGAGTTTTGAGGCTCATTCTTGAACTAAAAGGAGAGAAGATAGTTAACGCCGACACGGTAATCGGTTACGTCCACAGGGGTGTTGAGAAGTTAGCAGAACACAGGAAGTACATGCAGATCCTTCCCGTCTTTGATAGGGTTGACTACGTCTCTGCCAATTCCAACGAACTCGGTTTCGTTCTAGCCGTTGAGAAGTTGCTGGGGATAGAGGACAAAATTCCTCGTAGGGCCCAGTTTTTAAGGGTAATAATGGCTGAACTTACCCGTATCTCCTCCCACCTAATATGGCTTGGGACCCATGCCCTTGAGCTTGGAGCTATGAGCGTTTTCCTCTACGCCTTCAGGGAGAGGGAGAAGATACTTGACCTCTTTGAGGAGATTGCCGGTGGAAGGCTCCATACGGGCTATATGAGGATTGGCGGAGTTGCTGCAGATACGACGGATAGGTTTTTAGATGAGCTCAACCATTTCCTTGAGTTTTTCCCTGAGAAGTTAGACGAGTATGAAACTCTCTTAACTGAAAACAGGATTTGGCTGTCAAGGACTAAGGGAGTAGGGATAATTGATAAGGAGACTGCCATAAACTGGGGGATAACTGGGCCAACTTTAAGGGCTGCAGGTTGCGATTACGACGTTAGGAAGTACTACCCCTACTGCGTTTACGATGAGCTTGACTTTAAGGTTCCTGTCTATACCGGCGGTGACGTTTACGACCGTTACAGGGTTAGGATGGACGAGATGAGAGAATCTCTAAAGATTATAAAGCAGTGCCTTGAGAGGATGCCGGAAGGTCCGGTTCAGATAGAGGATACGACTGTCATCCTTCCTCCTAAAGAGGAAGTTTATAACACTATGGTTGGCCTAATACAGCAGTTTGAACTTGTAATTCACGGTATAACTCCACCTCCAGGTGAGGTCTATGCAGCTGTTGAAGGACCGAGGGGAGAGCTGGGCTACTACATAGTGAGTGATGGTTCAAATAAACCTTACAGGCTGAGGATTAGACCTCCTTCCTTAATAAACATCTCAATACTACCACAGCTCTTAAAGGGTCACTACCTTGCAGACGTTATTTCAATAATTGGAAGTCTTGATCCACTGATGGGAGAGGTTGATAGATGACCTATGAAGAGTTTAGGGAGGAGATTAAGAAGTTAAAGGCTTCAAATAAATACCCGAGCCTAAAATCTTACACTCTACCTTCGCTCTGGATTGCTGAGAAGAACTTTTCAAGGATTGATCCGGAGATCATCAGGATAATCGCTCAGGAACTTGAACTTCCTTTAGTTGAGGTTGAAGAAGCTGCCCGCTTCTATGCAATGTTTCATACTA includes:
- a CDS encoding peroxiredoxin, whose translation is MALVGQKAPDFTLNAYDPVKKEYTTVKLSDYQGKFLVLCFYPADFTFVCPTEIAAVNAKLEEIRNLGADVLAVSTDTQFSHQLFCEVEPLLKDLKFPLAADPTGKTARDYGVYIEEAGIARRGRFIINPDGVIVAEEVLNPPVGRNVNELLRQLDAWKYVYEHPEEACPANWRPGKKTLKPGPDIAGKVGTVITIDEILS
- a CDS encoding Fe-S-containing hydro-lyase is translated as MSAIRIKAPITDDSVVENLKAGDLVLISGVIYTARDAAHKRIVEALDRGEKPPIELKGQIIYYAGPAPAKPGRPIGSVGPTTSYRMDPYAPRLLSEGLKGMIGKGTRSQEVIEAIKKYKGVYFGAVGGAAAYLARCVKSAEVVAYEDLGPEAIRRLVVEDFPAFVVNDIYGNDLYRMGRCQFEEIEDLELSKCR
- a CDS encoding glucosaminidase domain-containing protein, with the protein product MRFKSAALLAPVVVLTGVFVGINSSDKKEGSQTEAQLVPPIEPKVEVKEEVEVKRPLPSHISLKELPIEERKREFVRVMLPLIRRANEEVLREREFLLKVKDKEELTFEEEKRLKKLMEKYRTQDIGELLKRVNTVPEGLVLAQAAVESGWGTSRFFTEANNAFGIYAFRGGKCLKAKGSSACLKVYNSLYESVKDYIYNLNVGWAYERFRELRSKGADIYTLIDSLHSYSERKDEYTELLKKVVKKNGFDSTDQPLFASNSLSIR
- a CDS encoding polysaccharide deacetylase family protein; its protein translation is MSTQSSLKRWLRRTVLTLLTSLCLLQTASALDNYATIFVFHRFGDKRYPSTSVSLDDFRRELSYLKENGYQVISLEQLYKTISSGKEIPKKSVVITIDDGYRTTYKAFKILKEFKFPFTVFLYMETIDRYPDFLTLKQIREMEESGLVDFENHLYSHPSLAKLRAELPRESYLKVLKREAELSEKRFKEIFGRKPKFLAFPYGEYDKISVSFFKERGYKLLLTQDRGSYSGKGILVPRFAVVGNQSGFKNFVRNLQIEPLVVEEHKPDIGLIKTDLVEIAFKVEKPEEYKSCWIYLTGNGWVRGIREKSWIRSPFKLKLKKLRSRAGIRCINREMGKRAEFFYLIIGKGAKAP
- a CDS encoding NADH-quinone oxidoreductase subunit C — protein: MLYLSDSLVEVLKEEFKGKVRELPNLRGETSLEVEKEVLLTFMGFLKHDDRFKMDMLVDLTVVDYPDRNPRFEVVYHLRSLSLRHNLRVKCWAEGEEVPSVVELWKAADWLEREAYEMFGVKFTGRELRKLLLPQKYPYFPLRKDFPLEGKEAPCDVWDWE
- a CDS encoding NADH-quinone oxidoreductase subunit A — encoded protein: MESYLILFAFFLIALTVAIVVPNVNFITNRFLKINREERDKYEPYECGIPKVFPFDRHYFAFFYVIALVFLLFDLETVFLFPWAVAFRELGVFGVIEAFLFVGILLVGFLYALVKGALKWE
- a CDS encoding peroxiredoxin, which gives rise to MALVGQKAPEFKVQAYDPVNKKYVEVSLSDYVPNNEGKFLILCFYPADFTFVUPTELAAVAAKYDEIKSRGAEVLAISTDTVFSHQIFCEVEPLMKDVKYLLGSDPTGEVSRTYGVYIEEAGIARRGRFIINPDGVIVAEEVLNPPVGRNVNELLRQLDAWKYVYEHPEEACPANWRPGKKTLKPGPDIAGKVGSVITIDEILS
- a CDS encoding NADH-quinone oxidoreductase subunit B, translated to MGIGEGIFLTKLEELINWGRKGSLWPLAFATACCGIEMMAAAASRYDFDRFGVIFRNTPRQCDLLIMCGTISRKMAPIIKRLWDQMPDPKWAIAVGSCAISGNIFQTYSTLRGLDCIVPVDVYVPGCAPKPEAFYEALILLKKKIKRDKPIIVGGGEGCST
- the nuoD gene encoding NADH dehydrogenase (quinone) subunit D translates to MEREKADLILNMGPQHPSTHGVLRLILELKGEKIVNADTVIGYVHRGVEKLAEHRKYMQILPVFDRVDYVSANSNELGFVLAVEKLLGIEDKIPRRAQFLRVIMAELTRISSHLIWLGTHALELGAMSVFLYAFREREKILDLFEEIAGGRLHTGYMRIGGVAADTTDRFLDELNHFLEFFPEKLDEYETLLTENRIWLSRTKGVGIIDKETAINWGITGPTLRAAGCDYDVRKYYPYCVYDELDFKVPVYTGGDVYDRYRVRMDEMRESLKIIKQCLERMPEGPVQIEDTTVILPPKEEVYNTMVGLIQQFELVIHGITPPPGEVYAAVEGPRGELGYYIVSDGSNKPYRLRIRPPSLINISILPQLLKGHYLADVISIIGSLDPLMGEVDR